In Chiroxiphia lanceolata isolate bChiLan1 chromosome 2, bChiLan1.pri, whole genome shotgun sequence, a single genomic region encodes these proteins:
- the CD247 gene encoding T-cell surface glycoprotein CD3 zeta chain isoform X1, translated as MTALFVKAKLSQASEPQLRPGQDDTYNKLTRGHRDDYDVLGAKRGADPELGGRHQQRRKNPQETVYSALQKDKMGEAYSEIGMKGEQQRRRGKGNEGVYQGLSAATKDTYDALQMQALPPR; from the exons ATGACAGCGTTGTTTGTGAAAGCCAAG CTTAGCCAGGCCTCTGAACCTCAGCTGAGACCAGGCCAGGATGACACGTACAAT AAGCTGACTCGTGGGCACCGAGATGACTACGATGTTCTGGGGGCGAAGCGAGGTGCAGACCCTGAGCTGGGCGGGAGACACCAG cagagaagaaagaatcCCCAGGAAACTGTCTACAGT GCACTGCAGAAGGACAAGATGGGTGAGGCATACAGTGAAATTGGAATGAAGGGAGAG caGCAGAGGCGGCGAGGCAAAGGCAATGAAGGTGTCTACCAG ggACTCAGTGCAGCCACCAAGGACACTTATGATGCTCTTCAAATGCAGGCTTTGCCCCCCCGCTAA
- the CD247 gene encoding T-cell surface glycoprotein CD3 zeta chain isoform X2, with protein sequence MTALFVKAKLSQASEPQLRPGQDDTYNKLTRGHRDDYDVLGAKRGADPELGGRHQQRRKNPQETVYSALQKDKMGEAYSEIGMKGEQRRRGKGNEGVYQGLSAATKDTYDALQMQALPPR encoded by the exons ATGACAGCGTTGTTTGTGAAAGCCAAG CTTAGCCAGGCCTCTGAACCTCAGCTGAGACCAGGCCAGGATGACACGTACAAT AAGCTGACTCGTGGGCACCGAGATGACTACGATGTTCTGGGGGCGAAGCGAGGTGCAGACCCTGAGCTGGGCGGGAGACACCAG cagagaagaaagaatcCCCAGGAAACTGTCTACAGT GCACTGCAGAAGGACAAGATGGGTGAGGCATACAGTGAAATTGGAATGAAGGGAGAG CAGAGGCGGCGAGGCAAAGGCAATGAAGGTGTCTACCAG ggACTCAGTGCAGCCACCAAGGACACTTATGATGCTCTTCAAATGCAGGCTTTGCCCCCCCGCTAA